From Myotis daubentonii chromosome 15, mMyoDau2.1, whole genome shotgun sequence, one genomic window encodes:
- the ATF5 gene encoding cyclic AMP-dependent transcription factor ATF-5, with amino-acid sequence MSLLATLGLELDRALLPASGLGWLVDYGKLPLAPAPLGPYEVLGGALEGGLPGGGEPLTGDGFSDWMTERVDFTALLPLEPPLPSGALPPPSPSPPDLEAMASLLKKELEQMEDYFLDGPLLPPPSPPPQPLPLTPPPLPPPAPSLPLPLPTFDLPQPPALDTLDLLVMYCRNEAGQGDAALATLPPAQQPPPPPPPSRPAPYPNPATTRGDRKQKKRDQNKSAALRYRQRKRAEGEALEGECQGLEARNRELRERAESVEREIQYVKDLLIEVYKARSQRTHSC; translated from the exons ATGTCACTCCTGGCGaccctggggctggagctggacagggccctgctcccagctAGCGGGCTGGGCTGGCTCGTCGACTATGGGAAACtccccctggcccctgcccccctGGGCCCCTATGAGGTCCTTGGGGGAGCCCTGGAGGGCGGGCTTCCAGGGGGGGGAGAGCCCCTGACAG GTGATGGCTTCTCGGACTGGATGACTGAGCGGGTTGACTTTACAGCCCTCCTCCCTTTGGAGCCCCCCTTGCCCTCAggtgccctccccccaccttccccatcCCCCCCTGACCTGGAAGCCATGGCCTCCCTCCTCAAGAAGGAGCTGGAGCAGATGGAAGACTATTTCCTCGATGGCCCACTTCTCCCAccgccctccccaccaccacagcCGCTGCCGCTGACACCACCGCCACTGCCGCCACCAgcgccctcccttcctctccccctgcccacctTCGACCTCCCTCAGCCCCCTGCCCTGGATACCCTCGACCTGCTGGTCATGTACTGCCGCAACGAGGCTGGGCAGGGGGATGCGGCGTTGGCTACCCTTCCCCCAGcacagcagccccctcccccacctccaccctctcgCCCGGCCCCCTACCCCAATCCTGCCACCACTCGAGGGGACCGCAAACAAAAGAAGAGAGACCAGAACAAGTCAGCGGCTCTGAGGTACCGCCAGAGGAAGCGGGCAGAGGGGGAGGCCCTGGAGGGGGAGTGCCAAGGGCTGGAGGCGCGGAACCGCGAGCTGAGGGAGAGGGCCGAGTCCGTGGAGCGGGAGATCCAGTACGTCAAGGACCTGCTCATCGAAGTGTACAAGGCTCGGAGCCAGAGGACCCACAGCTGCTAG